The sequence TGCCACGCTGCTCGACTTCGGTCCACCGCTGCCGGGTGAGGAGTTCCCCGGCGAGACCACGCGGTTCGGGGCCCTCGCGATGCGGGTCTGGAGCCCGCTCTTCGCGGCGGAGGTCGGCCGATGAAGACCTTCGACATCTGCGGTCCGCTGCCGACGGGGACGACGCTGCTCGAGGCCAGCGCCGGCACCGGGAAGACGTACACGATCGGCGCGTTGGTCACGAGATACGTCGCTGAAGGCGCAGCGCGCCTGGACCAGATTCTCGTCATCACCTTCAGTCGCGCCGCGAGCCAGGAGCTTCGTGAACGGGTCCGGCAGCATCTCGCTGAGGCGGACCGTGCGTTCGAGCGCGGCGCGTCGACCGACGCGCTGCATCAGTTGCTTCTGGACGGCAACGCGGGGACCGTCGAGGAGCGTCACCAGCGCGTACGCGACGCCCTCGCGAATTTCGACGCCGCGACCATCGCCACCACGCATCAGTTCTGTGAGCTGGTCAGACGCTCGCTCGGTGTCGCGGGCGACAGCGACACGTCTGCCCGGTTCGTCGAGTCGCTGGCGGACCTGACTCAGGAGGTCGTTGACGACCTCTACCTCAAGACGTTCGGCGGGCATGACACCGCCGACTTCAATGTGTCCGTCGCTCGACAGGTCGCCAGGGCCGCCGTCGAGGACCCGCATGCTGAATTGGCCGATGCCGACCCGAAGTCGGTCGTCGGGGTCGCTCGAGTGGAGTTCGCCCGCCAGGTTCGTGCGGAGCTCTCGCTGCGCAAACGCAGGGGCGGGTTGTTGTCGTACGACGACATGCTGAGTCAGGTGCGCGATGCGCTGGCAGTGGCAGATTCGCCGGCCGCACAGCGGATGCGTGAGCGCTGGAGGATCGTGCTCGTCGACGAGTTCCAGGACACCGATCCGGTGCAGTGGGACGTCCTCGACCTCGGGTTCCGTGGCCATTCGACGCTGGTGCTCATCGGTGACCCGAAGCAGGCCATCTACGGGTTCCGCGGCGGGGATGTCGTCACGTACCTGCGGGCTGCGGAGACGACATCGGAACAACACGCGCTGGGTAAGAACTGGCGCTCCGACCCCGGGCTGATCGCTCGGCTCAACGACTTCCTGTCGCCGGCGGAGCTCGGTGACCAGCGCATCGCGGTGCACCCCGTCCAGGCGGCGCACGCCGGACCAAGGTTGGAGGGCGCGCCCCGTCCCGAGCCACTTCGACTGCGCCAGGTGGGACGGGGGAAGCTGCCGCGGTCCAACGGAGGCTCGATCCTGGCTGCCGCTGCGCGACAGTTCGTGGCGACCGACTGCGCTGCCGACATCGCTGAGCTGCTGACCTCCACGGCCACGTGGGACGGGCGCAAGATCGCGCCCGGTGATGTGGCGGTGCTCGTCGCCAAACGCACCGAGGGCGCCCTGATCCAGGAAGCTCTGCGCGACCGAGGCATTCCTGCCGTCTTCGCAGGCGGCGACGACGTCTTCTCCTCCGAAGCCGGGGATGACTGGCTGACGCTGCTGAAGGCGATGGAGTCGCCGCAGCGTGGTCCGTTGGTCCGCGCCGCAGCGCTCGGACCGTTCTTCAACGTGCCGGCGAGCGAGGTCGCTCAGGACCCCGAAGGAGTGGCCGCGCGTGCGGCCGATGCCCTGCGTAGCTGGGCTGCGCTGATGCGTACGCGCGGGATCGCCGGCGTCATGGAGGCCGCAGAGGAAGCAGGCCTCGGTGCCCGGACCCTCGCCAGGGTCGACGGCGACCGCTTGATCACCGACCTGCGACACCTGGGCGAGTCACTCCATCATGCGGCGACGGTCCGGCGTCTGGGACTGACGGCGCTCATCCACTGGTTCAGCGACGAACGCTCCGCCGACCGCAAGGAACGTCCGAGGCGGCTCGAGTCCGACGCACAGGCGGTCCAGATCATGACGCTGTTCGCCAGCAAGGGGCTGGAGTTCCCGGTTGTCCACGTCCCGTTCGCGTTCGACTTCTACCGGATGCCGACCTCGGCGGTGAGGTTCCACGACGCGGCGGGCCTCCGTCGCATTGACGTCAGTGGCTCGGGAAGCACATGGAACGCCAACAAGGCACAGGCCGAGGTCGAGGAGGACGGTGAGGAGCTGCGCAAGCTTTACGTCGCCCTCACCCGTGCCCAGTCGCAGGTGGTGATGTGGTGGGCGCCGAGCAACAACGCGAAGTCGGCCTCCCTCCACCGGCTGCTGTTCGGGCGGATGCCCGGAAGTGGCGACGTGCTGCGCGAGGTCCCGGTCGGGCAGGACCAGGATGCGGCGGCACGTTTTGCGAAGATGACGGAGGTCGGCTGGCTGTCTGCCGAGGCGGCGGTCCCAGCGGCTGCCGGACCGTTCAAGACGCTCGCGGAGACCCCCGAGCTGTCGGCCCGCCGGTTCAACCGGACCCTCGACACGGTGTGGCGCAGGACCTCGTACTCCGGGCTCGTGCGCGCGGCTGAGGAGGCTGGTCCGGCCGTGAGTTCGGAGCCTGCAGCCGACCTGATGGCCGACGAGCCTGACGAACTCGCTGACGAGACGCCCGTCAACCCCGACGACCTGGCTCCGATCGGCCGGCTGCCGAGGGGAGCGACGTTTGGTTCGTTGGTGCACGCGGTCCTGGAGCATGCGGATCCTCAGGCCGAGGACCTGCTCACAGAGCTGGCGGCCCATGCCGCGGAGCAGTTGCGTTGGTGGCCGGTCGATGTGACCCCGGACCAGCTGGCCGAGGCTCTGCTGCCGGTCTACGACACTGATCTGGGTCCGGTGGCCGAGGGGTTGACCCTGCGCGAGGTCGGGTTCGGTGACCGGCTCCGGGAACTCGACTTTGAGTTCCCGCTCGCGGGTGGCGACAGACCGATCGCAGCTGAGGAGGTACGCCTCCGAGATCTCGCCTCGGTGCTGCGCGAGCACCTGGCGGCGGACGATCCGATGCGGGCGTACGCCGATGTCCTGGAGACCACGCTTCTCGGTGAACAGGCGCTCCGCGGGTATCTCAGCGGCTCGATCGACGTCGTGTTGCGGTTGCCCTCGGGCCGGTTCGTGATCGCTGACTACAAGACGAACTTCCTCGGCACCGGCCTACCGGAGGAGTACGAGCCACAGCGCCTCGCCGAGGCGATGCTGCACTCGCACTACCCGCTGCAGGCGATGCTCTACTCGGTCGTCCTGCACAGGTATCTGTCACTGCGACTCCCGGGGTACGTGCCGCAGACCCATCTCGGAGGGGTCCAGTACTACTACCTCCGCGGCATGACCGGCGTCGATGCGACCGGCGGCGTCTTCAGTTGGACTCCGTCCGCCGCACTCGTGACGGCCCTTTCCGACACGCTGGGAGGTGGCGCCCATGCTTGAGCGGTGGCAGTCCGATGATGCGTACGACGTCCGTCGAGCCCAGCGCGCTGATGGGCCCCTGGCCGCGTTCAACGCCGCCGGCATCCTGACCTCCGCGGACGTCCACATCGCCCGCCGCATCTGTGACATCGTCCGCGAGACGGACCCCGATGTCCTGCTCGCGCTCGCGTTGACGGTCCGGTCGGTGCGGCACGGGTCGGTCTGTCTCCGCCTGGACGAGTTGGACCGCGACCCCGACCTTCCATGGCCCGAGCTCGACGGTTGGACCGCGAAGGTGGCCGGCTCAGCGATCGTCGGCTCGGGTGCGGTGACTGTTGTCGACGGTGCGATCTATCTGGAGCGGTTCCACCGGGAGGAGACGCAGGTCCGCGACGATCTGTGGAGACGCCTCGATGCTCCGCCGCCGGTCGTCGGTGACCTCACCGCTGCAGCCGAGCGGCTGTTCCCAGTCGGCTACGACGAGCAGCGTGCGGCCGCGATGGCTGCGGCCGGCCAATGGACCACAGTTCTCACGGGCGGGCCGGGCACCGGCAAGACGACGACCGTCGCTGGCCTGCTCGCCCTGTTGCTCAGTGACAACCCCGAGCTGCGGATCGGGCTGGCGGCGCCGACGGGCAAGGCGGCCGCTCGCCTTCAGGAGTCCATCGACCAGGCGCGTACGCGGCTCGCCCCCGAGGACGCAGCCCGCATCGAAGGGCTCACCGCGAGCACCCTGCACCGGCTCCTCGGCCGCGAGCCCGGCCACACGACCCGCTTCCGGCACCATCGGAAGAACACGCTGCCCCACGACGTGGTCGTCGTCGACGAGACGTCGATGGTGTCCTTGTCGATGATGGCGAGCCTGATCGGTGCGGTGCGTACCGATGCCCGATTGATCCTGGTCGGCGACCCGGCCCAGTTGGCCTCCGTCGAGGCCGGTGCCGTGCTGGCGGATCTGGTCGAGGGATTGGAAGTACGCGCGCCGGGTGCCGTCGCCGCACTCACCACGACCCACCGTTTCGGCGGCGAGATCGGTGCATTGGCGGATGCGGTACGCCGCGGCGACGTGGACGCAGCCATGGACGTCCTGCGCTCCGGGACGAACGTGCGTCTGCTGGACTCGGACGCACGGACCACGGTCGCGTCGGTCCGTCGGGACCTGACCCGGCATGCGTTGTCCGTCCGCCGGGATGCGTTGACGGGCGACGCGTCAGCGACGGCGGCGGTGGCCGACGAGCACCGGCTTCTCTGCGCACATCGCGACGGCCCGTACGGCGCTGCCCACTGGAACCGTCAGGTCGAGCGCTGGCTGGCTGAGGAGACCGGAGAGCCGATCGGATCCGGCTGGGGGCGTGAGTGGTACGCGGGCCGCCCGGTCCTGGTCACGACCAACGATTACGGTCTCGGCCTGTTCAACGGGGACACCGGCGTCGTCGTCGCCCGCGACGATGCGCTGGCCGTACGGGTCGGCGAGCGGGAGTTCGCGCCGAGCCGCCTGATGGATGTCGAGACGGTTCACGCGATGACGGTGCACAAGAGCCAGGGCGGACAAGCCAGTCGGATCACCGTCCTGCTGCCCGATGTGGAGTCCCCGCTGCTCACCCGCGAGTTGCTCTACACCGCCATCACTCGCGCCGAGGAGAGCGTCACGATCGTGGCTCCGGCGGGGGCGGTTGAGGCCGCGATCACCAGGCCAGTCCGCCGGGCCAGCGGTCTGGCCCAGAGGCTGGGTGCCCGCTGAGACCTTCGACCGGCCGTAACAATCGAGGGCTAAGGTCGAGATCGTGCCGTACCTGCTTCGCGTTGAGTTGCCCGACGTCCCCGGTTCCCTGGGTCGTCTCGCGACCGCGATCGGTGAGGCCGGCGGCGACATCGAGGCCATCGAGATCGTCGAGAAGGGTCACGGCGGCACCGCAGTCGACGACGTGCTTCTGGAGACGGCGACCGGCGTCATGCCCGACTCCGTCGTCTCGGCCTGCAACGCGCTCGACGGCGTACGCGTCATCTGGATCAGCCGGTACGCGGCGGGCGGCAACCTGTTCCTCGATCTCGAAGCCGTGGAGACGATCACCGAGAGCCCGTACGACGCCCTGAACCGGCTCGTCGAGGTGCTGCCGGTGACCTTCCGTTCGGACTGGGCCATCCGGGTCCAGCGCAGCCACGGCATCGTGTCGAGGACTGACGGCGCGCCGGAGACCCTGGAGTTCCCGGAGGTCGAGCGCGCCGAGCGCCTTCCCGAACTGGACGACGCGCTACGCGCCGCGGTACGCGTCGACGGCAACGAGGTGGTCATCATCGGCCGTCGTGGCGGTCCGGAATTCCTTGACAGCGAGCTGGCTCGGTTGAGTCACCTGGTCTCCCTCGCCTCCTCCATCGCCGGCTCGACGGTCTGACGGCGCGTCCGCTTCGTCGCTCCTCGCTCGACGGCCCGCAAAGGCCGCCTTCGCTCGGGCTTCTGGCGGCCGCGCGCGTCAGACCATCGAGCATTCACCGATAACGTGGCCGCATGAGCGCGCTCCCGTACGTCAGTGACACGTTCGACCCCGAGGTCTGGCAGGACGTCCCCGGTTTCGAGGATCTGACCGACCTCACGTACCACCGCGCGAAGGCACACGGCACCGTCCGGATCGCCTTCGACCGCCCCGATGTGCTCAACGCGTTCCGTCCGCACACCGTCGACGAACTGCTCCGCGTCCTCGATCACGCGCGGATGAGCGCGGACGTCGGCTGTGTCCTGCTCACCGGCAACGGCCCGAGCCCGAAGAACGGCAAGCACTCGTTCTGCACCGGCGGTGACCAGCGCATCCGGGGCCGCGCCGGCTACCAGTACGAGGCCGACACCACAGCGGCGAGCGACGCGACGTACGACGCCGCGAAGACGGGCGCCGAAGAGCCGAGCGTCATCGACAAGGCGAAGCTCAGCCGCCTGCACATCCTGGAGTGCCAGCGGATCATCCGGTTCATGCCGAAGGTCGTCGTCTGCGTGGTCCCGGGTTGGGCGGCCGGTGGCGGCCACTCGCTGCACGTCGTCAGCGACCTCACGCTGGCCAGCCTCGAGCACGCTCGCTTCAAGCAGACCGATGCCGACGTCGGCTCCTTTGACGGCGGGTACGGCTCGGCCTACCTCGCCCGCCAGGTGGGGCAGAAGTTCGCGCGCGAGATCTTCTTCCTCGCTGATGAATACAGCGCTGAGGACGGCATGCGGATGGGTACGGTCAACAAGGCCGTGCCACACGCCGAGCTCGAGGCGACGGCGCTGGAGTGGGGTCGCAAGATCAACGGCAAGAGCCCGACCGCCCAGCGGATGCTCAAGTACTCCTTCAATCTGCTCGATGACGGTCTCGTCGGCCAGCAGCTGTTCGCCGGTGAGACCACCCGGCTGGCGTACATGACCGATGAGGCGCAGGAGGGCCGCGACCAGTTCCTGGAGAAGCGCGAGCCCGACTGGAGCCCGTACCCCTGGTACTACTGAGCTTCCGACGCGCCTCTGGCGCGCAGAGCCGGGGACTCGCGTAGGCCGAAATGCCTAGCCGACACCCTTGGACGGCTGATGCGTCGCCGGTCGGCTCCCCGCTGGAATGTCACCCGGAGCAGCCTCCTGCCCTCCCGCAGGAGGCCGCTCCGCACTCTCCTCGGTCCGCGCTCTCCCCTGCTCGGACAGTCCGTACTGACGCACGTCCTTCCGCGTCGCCGTCGGCAGTAACGGCATCGGAAATTCATCGGAATCCGTTTCGGAAAACGCTGTAATCGTGGCCTGGATCACACGTCTAAGAGGTAGCCGAACCTCGTTCGCGAGGCCGGCTGGGGCGGGGGAGGCTGCCTTTCTTGGTGCTGTT comes from Nocardioides baekrokdamisoli and encodes:
- a CDS encoding 1,4-dihydroxy-2-naphthoyl-CoA synthase, translated to MSALPYVSDTFDPEVWQDVPGFEDLTDLTYHRAKAHGTVRIAFDRPDVLNAFRPHTVDELLRVLDHARMSADVGCVLLTGNGPSPKNGKHSFCTGGDQRIRGRAGYQYEADTTAASDATYDAAKTGAEEPSVIDKAKLSRLHILECQRIIRFMPKVVVCVVPGWAAGGGHSLHVVSDLTLASLEHARFKQTDADVGSFDGGYGSAYLARQVGQKFAREIFFLADEYSAEDGMRMGTVNKAVPHAELEATALEWGRKINGKSPTAQRMLKYSFNLLDDGLVGQQLFAGETTRLAYMTDEAQEGRDQFLEKREPDWSPYPWYY
- a CDS encoding ACT domain-containing protein, with protein sequence MPYLLRVELPDVPGSLGRLATAIGEAGGDIEAIEIVEKGHGGTAVDDVLLETATGVMPDSVVSACNALDGVRVIWISRYAAGGNLFLDLEAVETITESPYDALNRLVEVLPVTFRSDWAIRVQRSHGIVSRTDGAPETLEFPEVERAERLPELDDALRAAVRVDGNEVVIIGRRGGPEFLDSELARLSHLVSLASSIAGSTV
- the recD gene encoding exodeoxyribonuclease V subunit alpha; protein product: MLERWQSDDAYDVRRAQRADGPLAAFNAAGILTSADVHIARRICDIVRETDPDVLLALALTVRSVRHGSVCLRLDELDRDPDLPWPELDGWTAKVAGSAIVGSGAVTVVDGAIYLERFHREETQVRDDLWRRLDAPPPVVGDLTAAAERLFPVGYDEQRAAAMAAAGQWTTVLTGGPGTGKTTTVAGLLALLLSDNPELRIGLAAPTGKAAARLQESIDQARTRLAPEDAARIEGLTASTLHRLLGREPGHTTRFRHHRKNTLPHDVVVVDETSMVSLSMMASLIGAVRTDARLILVGDPAQLASVEAGAVLADLVEGLEVRAPGAVAALTTTHRFGGEIGALADAVRRGDVDAAMDVLRSGTNVRLLDSDARTTVASVRRDLTRHALSVRRDALTGDASATAAVADEHRLLCAHRDGPYGAAHWNRQVERWLAEETGEPIGSGWGREWYAGRPVLVTTNDYGLGLFNGDTGVVVARDDALAVRVGEREFAPSRLMDVETVHAMTVHKSQGGQASRITVLLPDVESPLLTRELLYTAITRAEESVTIVAPAGAVEAAITRPVRRASGLAQRLGAR
- a CDS encoding UvrD-helicase domain-containing protein: MKTFDICGPLPTGTTLLEASAGTGKTYTIGALVTRYVAEGAARLDQILVITFSRAASQELRERVRQHLAEADRAFERGASTDALHQLLLDGNAGTVEERHQRVRDALANFDAATIATTHQFCELVRRSLGVAGDSDTSARFVESLADLTQEVVDDLYLKTFGGHDTADFNVSVARQVARAAVEDPHAELADADPKSVVGVARVEFARQVRAELSLRKRRGGLLSYDDMLSQVRDALAVADSPAAQRMRERWRIVLVDEFQDTDPVQWDVLDLGFRGHSTLVLIGDPKQAIYGFRGGDVVTYLRAAETTSEQHALGKNWRSDPGLIARLNDFLSPAELGDQRIAVHPVQAAHAGPRLEGAPRPEPLRLRQVGRGKLPRSNGGSILAAAARQFVATDCAADIAELLTSTATWDGRKIAPGDVAVLVAKRTEGALIQEALRDRGIPAVFAGGDDVFSSEAGDDWLTLLKAMESPQRGPLVRAAALGPFFNVPASEVAQDPEGVAARAADALRSWAALMRTRGIAGVMEAAEEAGLGARTLARVDGDRLITDLRHLGESLHHAATVRRLGLTALIHWFSDERSADRKERPRRLESDAQAVQIMTLFASKGLEFPVVHVPFAFDFYRMPTSAVRFHDAAGLRRIDVSGSGSTWNANKAQAEVEEDGEELRKLYVALTRAQSQVVMWWAPSNNAKSASLHRLLFGRMPGSGDVLREVPVGQDQDAAARFAKMTEVGWLSAEAAVPAAAGPFKTLAETPELSARRFNRTLDTVWRRTSYSGLVRAAEEAGPAVSSEPAADLMADEPDELADETPVNPDDLAPIGRLPRGATFGSLVHAVLEHADPQAEDLLTELAAHAAEQLRWWPVDVTPDQLAEALLPVYDTDLGPVAEGLTLREVGFGDRLRELDFEFPLAGGDRPIAAEEVRLRDLASVLREHLAADDPMRAYADVLETTLLGEQALRGYLSGSIDVVLRLPSGRFVIADYKTNFLGTGLPEEYEPQRLAEAMLHSHYPLQAMLYSVVLHRYLSLRLPGYVPQTHLGGVQYYYLRGMTGVDATGGVFSWTPSAALVTALSDTLGGGAHA